In one window of Borrelia turcica IST7 DNA:
- a CDS encoding BMP family protein, translating into MIRLLILIICMLYASCTGSSERGIGKVSIITEGHFDDRGFNESALSGLRGVETNFKIEVVSKESTAAYYQADVESLKDNGSSLIWLMGFQMSELAMPVALSNEDVNYAVIDAIYDKDVLMPPNLAAITFRTEECAFLVGYIAARKTKTGKIGFVGGIKGDIVDSFRFGYEAGALYAKRDIKVVSEYAGSFSDVAIGATMARNMYSGGADIIFAAAGLSGVGVIEAAKELGDGYYVIGVDQDQSYLAPNNIITSAVKDIRRAVMSFTSAYLRTGEFKGGGVTSYGLREGFVGHIRNPKMIPSALEYELNIIKEKIIGGDIKVPAHEESYVNFAISFL; encoded by the coding sequence ATGATTAGACTATTAATTTTGATTATATGTATGCTTTACGCGTCCTGTACTGGTTCTAGTGAGAGAGGGATTGGTAAGGTTTCAATTATAACAGAGGGTCATTTTGATGATAGGGGGTTTAATGAGAGTGCTTTATCGGGGCTACGAGGAGTAGAGACAAACTTTAAGATAGAGGTTGTAAGTAAGGAATCTACTGCTGCCTATTACCAAGCTGATGTTGAGAGTTTGAAAGATAATGGGTCAAGTTTGATTTGGCTTATGGGATTCCAGATGAGTGAACTTGCTATGCCAGTTGCTCTGTCAAACGAAGATGTCAATTATGCAGTAATTGATGCTATTTATGACAAGGATGTATTAATGCCCCCTAACCTAGCAGCAATAACATTTAGGACAGAAGAGTGTGCCTTCTTAGTAGGCTATATTGCAGCCCGTAAGACTAAGACAGGTAAGATTGGATTTGTGGGTGGCATTAAGGGAGATATAGTAGATTCATTTAGGTTTGGGTATGAGGCCGGAGCACTTTATGCAAAGCGTGATATTAAGGTTGTAAGTGAATATGCAGGGAGTTTTTCTGATGTTGCTATTGGTGCTACTATGGCAAGGAACATGTATTCTGGTGGAGCAGATATTATATTTGCAGCAGCGGGGCTCTCAGGGGTTGGTGTTATTGAGGCAGCAAAGGAATTAGGTGATGGTTATTATGTTATTGGAGTTGACCAGGACCAATCATATCTTGCACCTAACAACATAATCACATCTGCTGTTAAAGACATAAGGCGTGCTGTTATGTCATTTACTTCTGCTTACCTAAGGACAGGTGAGTTTAAGGGTGGTGGTGTTACAAGTTATGGGCTTCGTGAGGGTTTTGTTGGCCATATTAGAAACCCTAAAATGATTCCCTCTGCTCTTGAGTATGAACTTAATATTATTAAAGAGAAAATAATAGGTGGTGATATTAAAGTACCTGCTCATGAGGAGAGTTATGTTAATTTTGCAATATCGTTTTTGTAA
- a CDS encoding chromosome replication/partitioning protein, protein MKDIVLNNRIINKDDSPHLLNLEHEKTAHSHYLELKKRLKQNLKKEIYYKLDNILILKEIKDNEYYKIDGYKNFESFIKDYRLAKSQVYLYLRLADAVKEGFIEEKYIIEHGINKSIEMVKNKKQGIEESKQNPLKPLRFQLKNEESYNFYKKHAKFAAYLLDSIFSNKQELLQEFLNEFENLKSKKGK, encoded by the coding sequence ATGAAAGACATTGTTCTAAATAATAGAATAATCAATAAAGACGATAGTCCACATCTTTTAAATCTGGAGCATGAAAAGACAGCTCACTCTCACTATCTTGAATTAAAAAAAAGATTGAAACAAAATCTTAAAAAAGAAATTTATTATAAATTAGATAACATACTAATCTTAAAAGAAATTAAAGATAACGAATATTATAAAATAGATGGATACAAAAACTTTGAAAGCTTCATCAAAGATTATAGACTTGCAAAAAGTCAAGTATATCTTTATTTAAGATTAGCAGATGCTGTGAAAGAGGGTTTTATTGAAGAGAAGTATATTATTGAACATGGCATTAATAAATCAATAGAAATGGTAAAAAACAAAAAACAAGGTATAGAAGAGTCAAAACAAAACCCACTAAAACCATTAAGGTTTCAACTTAAAAATGAAGAGAGTTATAACTTTTACAAGAAACATGCTAAATTTGCAGCATATCTCCTAGACAGCATATTTTCAAACAAACAAGAATTACTACAAGAATTTTTAAATGAATTTGAAAATTTAAAGAGCAAAAAGGGTAAATAA
- a CDS encoding ParA family protein, giving the protein MEIKKHKVISIANIKGGVGKSTSSLIFATLLAKKYKVLLIDMDTQASTTSYFYQKLQEKNINIKDTNIYQVLSEKIDINESIVNLDTNLDFIPSYIDLHKFNTESIPLKEFRLKESLFLLEDEYEYIIIDTNPSLDYTLSATLISTHYIIVPMVAEKWAAESLELLYFWIKQLKINNVPVFLLITRFKNHNTHKQLLEYFQSQKRFLGFIHEREDLNKRIAKNDIFDLTKDYIKEYGSILTKFLNQIF; this is encoded by the coding sequence ATGGAAATCAAAAAACATAAAGTAATTTCTATTGCCAATATCAAGGGTGGCGTTGGTAAGAGCACCAGTTCACTAATATTTGCAACCCTTTTAGCAAAAAAATATAAAGTACTCTTAATTGACATGGATACACAAGCATCAACTACTAGTTACTTTTATCAAAAACTGCAAGAAAAAAATATAAATATAAAAGATACAAACATATATCAAGTATTAAGTGAAAAAATAGACATTAATGAATCAATTGTAAACCTTGACACAAATTTAGATTTTATACCAAGTTATATTGATTTACACAAATTTAACACAGAGTCTATCCCTTTAAAAGAGTTTAGATTAAAAGAGTCTTTATTTCTCTTAGAAGATGAATATGAATATATTATAATCGATACTAACCCAAGCTTGGATTATACATTATCTGCTACTTTAATTAGTACTCATTATATAATAGTGCCCATGGTAGCTGAAAAATGGGCAGCTGAAAGCTTAGAACTTTTATATTTTTGGATCAAACAACTAAAAATAAACAATGTTCCTGTCTTCTTGCTTATAACAAGATTTAAGAATCATAATACACATAAACAATTACTAGAATATTTTCAATCACAAAAAAGATTTTTAGGATTTATACATGAAAGAGAAGATTTAAATAAAAGAATTGCAAAAAATGATATATTTGATTTAACTAAAGATTACATAAAAGAATATGGAAGTATACTAACTAAATTTTTAAATCAAATATTTTAG
- a CDS encoding DNA adenine methylase: MKLISREGSKYKYRKEIIKLFPKHDCYIEGFLGTGSIFFNKELAKYNIINDTSEFIYKMFYFLKKKPEELYRRVEKAIIYEDIVDENQDKIEYHIIRALYSLFGACTKTIVTNKINSRKNFLQRLESYKEEF, encoded by the coding sequence TTGAAATTAATTAGTAGAGAAGGAAGTAAATATAAATATAGGAAAGAGATAATAAAACTTTTTCCCAAACATGATTGCTATATTGAAGGGTTTTTGGGTACAGGATCAATCTTTTTTAATAAGGAATTAGCAAAATATAACATTATTAATGATACTTCAGAATTCATTTATAAAATGTTTTATTTTCTAAAAAAGAAACCTGAAGAGTTATACAGGAGAGTGGAGAAGGCGATAATATATGAGGATATCGTTGATGAGAATCAAGATAAGATTGAATATCATATAATAAGAGCATTATATTCACTTTTTGGAGCATGTACAAAAACAATAGTAACTAATAAAATAAATTCAAGGAAAAATTTTTTACAAAGACTTGAAAGTTATAAGGAAGAGTTTTAA
- a CDS encoding baseplate J/gp47 family protein — MRTKLEARKVDLKRHSACKALLAYKIIATGKGSISADTIFTTNGDRQYRITENITFNKDSDIAATLEALNERANYNLESGI; from the coding sequence ATACGTACTAAACTGGAAGCTAGAAAGGTTGACCTTAAGAGACATTCAGCATGTAAGGCCTTACTTGCTTACAAAATTATAGCCACTGGAAAGGGTTCTATTTCTGCAGATACAATATTTACAACTAATGGTGATAGGCAGTACAGAATAACAGAAAATATCACTTTTAATAAAGACTCAGACATTGCTGCTACATTAGAGGCTTTAAATGAGCGTGCTAATTATAACCTTGAATCGGGTATTTGA
- the bdr gene encoding Bdr family repetitive protein, whose amino-acid sequence MINLAYKQMPEYKYVKQAFIEKGFEEDIIESFLLLNLVYSDDNVKDKIKSLEDKLIAFEAECKGRFDKVDNKIEAVRNEIKTVRSELSSEIKEVRTELNGRIDKLDDKIEAVRNELSSEIKEVRNELSSEIKEVRNELNGRIDTIKSELSSKIDSAIKPLYWIFGFVSTFAVSAVIGLFIHYLSK is encoded by the coding sequence ATGATTAATTTAGCATATAAACAAATGCCAGAATATAAATATGTAAAGCAGGCATTTATTGAAAAGGGATTTGAAGAGGATATAATAGAATCTTTTTTGCTTCTTAATCTAGTTTATAGTGATGATAATGTAAAGGACAAGATAAAGTCACTTGAGGATAAACTTATTGCATTTGAGGCTGAGTGTAAGGGTAGATTTGATAAGGTAGATAATAAGATAGAAGCAGTAAGGAATGAGATAAAGACAGTAAGAAGTGAGCTAAGTAGTGAAATAAAGGAAGTAAGGACTGAGCTTAACGGTAGGATAGATAAACTTGACGATAAGATAGAAGCAGTAAGGAATGAACTAAGTAGTGAGATAAAAGAAGTAAGGAATGAGCTCAGTAGTGAGATAAAGGAAGTAAGGAATGAACTTAACGGTAGAATAGACACAATTAAGAGTGAGCTAAGTAGTAAGATAGACTCAGCGATAAAGCCACTTTATTGGATATTTGGGTTTGTGTCTACATTTGCTGTAAGTGCAGTAATAGGATTATTTATACATTATCTTAGTAAATAA